One stretch of Paenibacillus sp. AN1007 DNA includes these proteins:
- a CDS encoding DUF4038 domain-containing protein, with product MSSNQSETNETIVKHPITKHSFDDRVEKKTAPVHLEALQVSANGRYLETCAGVPFFWLADTAWEAAASFEPGRE from the coding sequence ATGAGCAGTAACCAATCGGAAACTAATGAGACGATAGTGAAGCATCCTATAACGAAGCATTCTTTTGATGATCGGGTCGAAAAGAAAACAGCGCCTGTGCACCTTGAAGCACTCCAAGTCTCTGCTAATGGACGGTATCTGGAAACCTGCGCGGGGGTTCCGTTTTTCTGGTTGGCTGATACGGCTTGGGAAGCTGCTGCATCGTTTGAACCTGGAAGAGAGTGA
- a CDS encoding chitobiase/beta-hexosaminidase C-terminal domain-containing protein encodes MKSRSDRLTSRWGISLLTAVMLASFIPAPSPVDTAKNQRQNQDTSTHTITIDPNNVIQDDFLGVGVNTIPTALMPGQMQYGYTEAHWEIDKKRIQTVQPKIARVWFQIDWMEPSKGTYTWESSNMKAFYKYLDAFKAAGTEIELNFGWKVGSSVHNWFSIPGIDPWTSAPADLDAYAASASALLEELILNRGYDNVKYLTFYNEPNGSWDFEAPGDQKAYYAEMVNKISARLTADGLRDRIEIWGPEETGAPAWIEYMKQHADDAIDGYSFHVYGESYEGLGSAFTLRQGYVGNKPLHLTEFGWADDQASNWDAGYANSVIQAANMGVKSALMWQLNGVWTNDPTGGTNGTYTMWDAVVLGLNPRKTFYIAGMLNRYIPEHSEVLAVNTGGSTDVRAAAFKGADGNYTVLVETKAGSSKEITLDFGSTAINKTFRKMVYNNDVIPEANAVLPPVTANFPAGTSLTDRSVDGDYNVIIYTTQPAQTQVKLDQVNPTVRSGESVTLAADVIDNSGSVTWSVIGQNNGTINTNGVYQAPQVNDETLVAIRATSTAAPEAYGVALVRVLPSTSTDKVEVPTFSLDQHVFPSSEVLYLETATDGAQIRYTTDGSEPTAQSTLYVRPVILNEGSLALYKAKAFKSGLQPSGTVSSLYQIGQISSAPDGYKLCMIENGGDCYFQGKAVVAYGADGLFNYSIQENGAACTSALLGDPIPGTAKRCFVNPNIPDELPVVTLFNAGFEKPATTSAKPGPMTNGWVFDSRSGVQHNNGPFQAPSAPQGVQTGYLKTDGGVSGTLSQSINFKPGVYQMSFKAAKRTSFGGTQSFDIYFDNQVIGSYQPESGSFETFRTDAFETSGGKHTIKFAATTTQGDNTAFIDDVSITSLP; translated from the coding sequence ATGAAAAGCAGATCCGACCGTTTAACTTCACGATGGGGTATTTCGCTCCTCACAGCCGTCATGCTTGCTTCGTTTATTCCCGCCCCTTCTCCGGTTGACACCGCAAAGAACCAACGTCAAAATCAGGACACAAGCACTCATACCATTACGATTGATCCGAATAACGTCATTCAGGATGATTTCCTGGGCGTGGGTGTCAATACCATTCCGACAGCACTCATGCCTGGACAGATGCAGTACGGGTATACCGAAGCTCATTGGGAGATCGATAAAAAGCGTATTCAAACCGTACAGCCCAAAATTGCCAGGGTCTGGTTTCAGATTGACTGGATGGAGCCTTCCAAAGGAACCTACACATGGGAGAGCTCTAACATGAAAGCTTTCTACAAATACCTTGATGCATTCAAAGCGGCTGGAACCGAAATTGAACTGAACTTTGGGTGGAAGGTAGGCTCGTCTGTTCATAACTGGTTCTCCATACCAGGAATTGACCCGTGGACAAGTGCCCCTGCGGATCTGGATGCTTACGCGGCCTCTGCTTCCGCGCTGCTGGAGGAGCTGATTCTGAACCGTGGTTATGACAACGTGAAGTATCTTACTTTTTATAATGAGCCGAACGGCAGTTGGGATTTCGAAGCACCGGGAGATCAGAAGGCATATTACGCCGAGATGGTCAATAAGATAAGTGCCAGACTAACTGCTGACGGCCTCCGTGACCGGATTGAAATCTGGGGACCTGAAGAGACGGGCGCTCCTGCATGGATCGAATATATGAAGCAGCATGCTGATGATGCCATCGACGGGTACAGCTTTCACGTGTACGGCGAATCGTACGAAGGACTGGGCAGTGCTTTTACCCTGCGTCAAGGTTATGTCGGAAATAAACCGCTTCATCTGACCGAGTTCGGCTGGGCAGATGATCAAGCAAGTAACTGGGATGCCGGTTATGCCAACTCGGTCATTCAAGCCGCCAATATGGGCGTGAAATCAGCTTTGATGTGGCAGTTAAACGGGGTCTGGACGAATGATCCTACGGGTGGAACGAACGGAACCTATACGATGTGGGATGCGGTTGTACTCGGCTTGAATCCGCGTAAAACCTTTTACATTGCAGGTATGCTGAACCGCTATATTCCCGAACACAGTGAAGTACTTGCTGTAAATACTGGCGGTTCCACCGATGTACGTGCAGCGGCATTTAAAGGTGCGGACGGCAATTATACCGTGCTCGTCGAAACCAAAGCAGGCTCCAGCAAGGAAATCACACTGGACTTTGGCAGTACTGCGATCAATAAAACGTTTCGGAAAATGGTCTACAACAATGACGTAATACCGGAAGCCAATGCCGTACTTCCTCCAGTCACAGCGAATTTCCCTGCAGGCACTTCACTAACAGACCGTTCAGTTGACGGGGATTACAATGTCATTATCTATACGACTCAACCTGCCCAAACTCAAGTAAAACTGGATCAAGTTAATCCAACCGTACGTTCAGGTGAATCTGTCACCCTTGCGGCAGATGTAATTGATAATAGCGGAAGTGTCACATGGAGCGTTATTGGACAAAACAACGGAACAATTAACACAAACGGGGTTTATCAGGCTCCTCAGGTGAACGATGAAACACTTGTTGCAATTCGTGCCACCAGTACAGCCGCCCCCGAAGCATATGGTGTCGCTCTCGTTCGAGTTCTTCCATCAACATCAACAGATAAGGTCGAGGTTCCCACCTTCAGTCTGGATCAGCACGTATTTCCCAGCTCGGAGGTGCTCTATCTGGAGACCGCAACCGACGGAGCTCAGATTCGATACACCACAGATGGAAGCGAACCTACAGCCCAATCCACCCTGTACGTGAGACCCGTTATTCTGAACGAAGGTTCTCTTGCCCTATACAAAGCCAAAGCGTTCAAGTCAGGATTACAGCCTTCTGGCACAGTGTCCTCGCTTTATCAGATTGGACAGATCAGCAGTGCACCGGACGGATACAAACTCTGCATGATTGAAAATGGTGGAGACTGTTATTTCCAAGGTAAAGCGGTCGTCGCTTATGGTGCAGACGGATTGTTTAATTATTCGATCCAGGAAAACGGCGCAGCATGTACAAGTGCCCTTTTGGGTGATCCGATCCCGGGTACAGCCAAACGCTGCTTTGTGAATCCGAACATCCCGGATGAACTTCCGGTAGTCACATTGTTCAATGCCGGCTTTGAGAAGCCCGCGACAACGTCAGCCAAACCGGGGCCGATGACCAACGGATGGGTATTCGACAGCCGTTCAGGTGTGCAGCATAACAACGGTCCATTTCAAGCCCCGTCAGCTCCTCAAGGGGTTCAGACTGGATATCTGAAAACGGATGGCGGTGTATCCGGCACATTAAGCCAGTCCATTAACTTCAAGCCGGGCGTCTATCAAATGTCGTTTAAAGCAGCCAAGCGGACCAGCTTCGGGGGTACTCAGTCTTTTGATATATATTTCGATAATCAGGTTATCGGCTCATATCAGCCTGAATCCGGCAGCTTCGAAACGTTCAGAACCGATGCTTTCGAGACAAGTGGCGGAAAACATACGATTAAATTCGCCGCAACGACAACTCAAGGTGATAATACAGCCTTTATCGATGATGTATCAATTACGTCACTGCCTTGA
- a CDS encoding glycoside hydrolase family 140 protein: MNLEESELYLRTRAAQSFNVIQTVLLAEFSGVTTNNASGRTPLHMNEDGQPDPARPDTDGPYSYWDHVDAVLELARSHGIYAALLPTWGDKFNLKWGKGPEIFTPENAYTYGRWLGERYGKHPQVIWVLGGDRALETKLHFDITASMVEGLKQGGAVQLMTFHPPGCESSSRQFHDEPWLDFNMIQSGHGEREITNDRRVQQDYDREPAKPTLDAEPCYEDIPVGFRGELGYFDAADVRKAAYYALFSGAMGHTYGHHSIWSMYRGGDDLIESNQQGDYFIMSWREALHRPGAAQMRHLRALLEQEMGRDLRPNLDLLHFNRTGANRMAALQNRENAYIYLPNGLYVDVVMRYIEGKQIRAAWFCPRTGERTEASSNAAVLNQGIERYTAPTSGRGNDWILILKGV; the protein is encoded by the coding sequence TTGAACCTGGAAGAGAGTGAGCTGTATCTTCGAACCAGGGCGGCCCAGTCCTTTAATGTTATTCAAACGGTATTGCTCGCTGAATTCAGCGGGGTAACCACGAACAATGCTTCCGGCCGGACACCTCTTCATATGAATGAAGATGGGCAGCCTGACCCGGCTCGTCCCGATACGGATGGCCCCTACTCTTATTGGGATCATGTGGATGCTGTACTCGAGCTTGCGCGAAGTCATGGAATATATGCGGCACTGCTCCCGACATGGGGAGATAAATTCAATCTTAAATGGGGCAAAGGACCTGAGATTTTTACACCTGAAAATGCTTATACCTATGGCAGATGGTTGGGGGAGCGGTATGGTAAACATCCGCAAGTGATCTGGGTTCTTGGAGGGGACCGTGCATTAGAGACCAAGCTGCATTTTGACATCACTGCTTCTATGGTAGAAGGGTTGAAGCAGGGCGGCGCCGTGCAGCTGATGACCTTTCACCCGCCGGGATGCGAGTCTTCTTCCCGCCAGTTTCATGATGAGCCCTGGCTTGATTTTAATATGATCCAGTCCGGTCATGGAGAACGGGAGATTACCAATGACCGACGTGTACAGCAGGATTATGACCGGGAACCGGCGAAGCCAACGCTTGATGCGGAGCCGTGTTACGAGGACATTCCCGTTGGATTTCGGGGGGAACTGGGATATTTCGATGCGGCAGATGTGAGGAAGGCAGCGTATTATGCGTTATTTTCAGGCGCAATGGGTCATACCTATGGTCACCATTCGATTTGGTCGATGTACCGAGGGGGAGATGACCTGATTGAATCTAACCAGCAAGGTGATTATTTCATCATGTCCTGGCGCGAAGCCCTGCATCGTCCCGGTGCAGCGCAAATGCGTCACCTTCGGGCCTTGTTAGAACAAGAAATGGGGCGAGACTTAAGGCCGAACTTGGATTTGCTGCATTTCAACCGCACAGGTGCTAACCGAATGGCTGCTTTACAAAATAGAGAGAACGCTTACATTTACCTCCCAAATGGCTTGTACGTCGATGTAGTCATGAGGTATATTGAGGGCAAGCAGATTAGAGCAGCATGGTTCTGTCCCCGAACAGGAGAACGAACAGAAGCTTCTTCTAATGCTGCAGTACTGAATCAAGGCATTGAACGTTATACAGCCCCAACAAGCGGACGAGGGAATGACTGGATTTTGATACTGAAGGGGGTTTGA
- a CDS encoding carbohydrate binding domain-containing protein: MKKGLACLVAGSMIVSLAAPALAGAEQGKQQTAAEQVQASSLLLTPYKDLKGHWAEKDVMRMQDMALTKGYADGTFRPNERISRAEFVVMLDRVFGFAGGAAGTSYTDVTEQDWYFDAITRAVGSGIIQGTDESHLSPRLPITRQDALVMADRAFQLSTDSENETLNSTFKDEKDAADYAKRAINYFVHNKIVNGYNGKLAPKSNITRAEAATLMSSMIAAIKSVPGIYESKVDGNLIIRSADVTLQNTTVNGNLLLTEAIGEGTVKLDGVTVTGSVIVKGGGSHSIEIHNSSLNRIVADKRTGPVHIAITGTTQVQEMIVERKTSVELSAESTIQTLKVNGKARHTTIDGKGTIKQFDVHAPDVLLNGKAVTPGSHSNNTSSGTGQTEQPKPAAPGSGSSGSSSGSNNSSNSEGGGSSNPGGQTPSVPGTPSGEKPIPATTIPDEQWEMVWNDEFNASSVDASKWTVQDTELVYNNELQYYSPSNTRIVKDGSRNVLQIEAKREQKGSKNYTSGKLISKEKGDWTYGKVVVRAKLPVQQGMWPAIWMMPTDEAHYGGWPASGEIDIMELIGGQNKDHEIYSTIHYDSKKADGSHGHDQGKFTLPQGESFADEYHDFQVEWLPGMIRFYVDGKLHHQVNNWQTTAAGQPESYTFPAPFDRPFYLILNLAVGGDWPGSPENEFVSDKMNVDFVRVYAYKNMDEWPDVTSSPIEPEKQREPQEDRNQIYNEQFTKGVDASGVPVDWNFITNAGGEGKVEVVDDAVKGKAAKVTISKAGTETYSVQLTQMPMYIQKDKKYKVEFDAKASANRVIRSKVTQYEKSWTNYSEEKELSVTTDWQPYEYEFNMRNGSDNNARFEFNLGLNEGEVWVTNVRLKEIGEADPLPVERKALPDGNYVYNGTFDQGKQRLGFWNTQIQTDADAQISVNNFSKFPIMERQLVVDVKKTNGQPEQVAVVQPGMKLEGSTAYGFSFDAKADTAGIMDIGLSTAEGHDVKVLQGQQIQIGNEMKTYTGEIVIGEGQATAASELKLMFGGSAGKVYVDNVRLTKRGKPVSIQNYAHIAAADAYVMQGLQLEASDEGGQHVSYMDEGDLLQFKINAANDGVYAFSTRMASAKDDALVRFTVKDEEGNTAASSEFVLGNTGGWQTYKTVYLPPVSLQANKTYYVNFEGNEYNTRWLDISRSKVKNGGLSTDSSNWMLPATVTTATYSNEQGISMTLPGTTEHWWDAILQQGELSLEAGKTYRLSFDAAASSPKSMQVVLSKAGSDTEKYMEQTAEITEAKQQYTYTFTMGETADEAGMLNFGLGNPAAATGEHIVSIQNVMLFEVNPSAEEGGQPVRVNLIQNGGFSQGTDSWFTYAASNKPEDLVIRADNGQLQAQVRQVGENPWDRQLIQEGFGMQQGYTYKLTFKAKADQARKMSVGIGWVDVPANYKWTSFFGNQMDLTTEEQQFSYTFPVTEASYNNSRIVFDMGLIDGNEQEGTTITLSDVSLINMGKSQ; the protein is encoded by the coding sequence GTGAAAAAAGGATTGGCTTGTCTCGTAGCAGGAAGCATGATCGTTTCACTAGCAGCTCCGGCATTAGCCGGGGCAGAACAGGGTAAGCAGCAAACAGCAGCGGAGCAGGTGCAGGCATCAAGCCTGCTTCTGACTCCCTACAAGGATCTGAAGGGGCATTGGGCCGAGAAGGATGTTATGCGTATGCAGGACATGGCGCTGACCAAAGGGTATGCAGATGGTACGTTCAGACCGAATGAACGCATCAGCCGGGCTGAGTTTGTGGTCATGCTCGATCGGGTGTTCGGATTCGCAGGAGGTGCTGCAGGAACGTCGTACACAGATGTGACTGAGCAGGACTGGTATTTCGATGCGATAACACGTGCAGTCGGGTCCGGTATTATTCAAGGGACGGATGAATCACACCTTTCCCCGCGGCTTCCAATTACGCGGCAGGATGCCCTGGTGATGGCAGATCGTGCATTCCAGCTGTCAACAGATAGTGAGAATGAAACGTTGAATTCCACTTTCAAAGACGAGAAAGATGCTGCTGACTACGCAAAAAGGGCGATAAATTACTTTGTGCATAACAAAATTGTAAACGGATACAATGGAAAACTTGCACCAAAGTCCAATATTACGCGAGCTGAGGCCGCCACGCTGATGTCATCGATGATTGCAGCGATCAAAAGTGTTCCGGGCATTTATGAATCCAAAGTAGATGGCAATCTGATCATTCGCTCAGCAGATGTGACGTTACAAAATACAACCGTTAACGGTAATTTGCTGCTGACCGAGGCCATTGGTGAAGGTACAGTAAAGCTTGATGGAGTAACGGTTACTGGAAGTGTAATCGTGAAGGGTGGAGGAAGCCACTCCATTGAAATTCATAACTCCAGTCTGAACCGGATTGTGGCGGACAAAAGGACCGGCCCGGTACATATCGCGATAACGGGAACAACTCAGGTGCAGGAGATGATTGTTGAACGTAAAACTTCAGTTGAGTTGTCTGCTGAGAGTACAATTCAAACATTAAAGGTAAACGGCAAAGCTCGTCATACGACTATTGACGGCAAAGGAACGATCAAACAGTTCGATGTGCATGCTCCTGATGTGCTGCTCAATGGAAAAGCGGTTACACCAGGGAGTCACAGCAACAATACTTCCTCTGGGACCGGACAGACGGAACAACCGAAACCTGCTGCACCTGGCTCTGGCAGTTCAGGAAGCAGCAGTGGTTCGAACAACAGCTCCAATTCAGAAGGAGGCGGGTCCTCGAATCCGGGTGGACAGACACCTTCCGTTCCAGGCACACCGTCTGGCGAAAAACCGATCCCGGCAACCACGATTCCAGACGAGCAGTGGGAAATGGTTTGGAATGATGAATTCAATGCGTCCTCTGTAGATGCATCCAAATGGACGGTTCAGGATACGGAGCTTGTCTATAATAATGAACTGCAGTACTACAGCCCGAGTAATACTCGTATTGTGAAGGACGGCAGCCGCAATGTTCTTCAGATTGAAGCGAAGCGGGAGCAGAAAGGAAGCAAAAATTATACTTCCGGCAAACTGATCTCAAAGGAGAAGGGCGACTGGACCTACGGCAAAGTAGTCGTGAGAGCCAAGCTTCCTGTGCAGCAGGGTATGTGGCCAGCAATCTGGATGATGCCTACCGATGAAGCACACTATGGAGGATGGCCCGCTTCCGGTGAGATTGACATCATGGAGCTGATCGGCGGACAGAACAAGGACCATGAAATCTACAGCACGATCCACTATGATTCGAAAAAAGCGGATGGTTCTCACGGGCATGACCAAGGTAAGTTTACCCTGCCGCAAGGTGAATCCTTTGCCGATGAATATCATGATTTTCAGGTGGAATGGCTGCCTGGCATGATTCGTTTCTATGTAGATGGCAAGCTGCACCATCAGGTTAACAACTGGCAGACCACGGCAGCGGGACAGCCGGAAAGCTATACGTTCCCCGCACCGTTCGATCGTCCGTTCTATCTGATTCTCAACCTTGCGGTTGGCGGGGATTGGCCGGGATCACCGGAGAATGAATTTGTTTCCGATAAAATGAATGTAGATTTTGTACGCGTATACGCTTATAAAAATATGGATGAATGGCCGGATGTAACTTCCAGTCCAATTGAGCCTGAGAAGCAGCGCGAACCGCAAGAGGATCGCAACCAGATTTATAATGAACAGTTTACCAAAGGCGTGGATGCAAGCGGTGTTCCTGTCGATTGGAATTTCATAACAAATGCAGGCGGAGAGGGTAAGGTTGAAGTTGTCGACGATGCGGTCAAAGGCAAAGCAGCCAAAGTAACGATCTCCAAAGCCGGAACGGAGACCTATTCGGTACAGCTGACTCAGATGCCAATGTATATACAGAAAGACAAAAAATATAAAGTTGAGTTTGATGCCAAAGCTTCGGCCAATCGGGTTATTCGTTCCAAAGTGACTCAGTATGAGAAAAGCTGGACGAATTACTCTGAAGAAAAAGAACTTTCAGTCACAACGGATTGGCAGCCGTACGAATACGAATTTAACATGCGTAATGGTTCAGACAACAACGCAAGGTTTGAATTTAATCTGGGATTGAATGAAGGCGAAGTCTGGGTAACCAATGTAAGACTGAAGGAGATTGGTGAAGCCGATCCGCTGCCGGTGGAACGCAAAGCGCTGCCGGATGGCAATTACGTTTATAATGGTACATTTGATCAAGGAAAACAAAGGCTCGGCTTCTGGAACACTCAGATTCAAACGGACGCGGATGCGCAGATATCAGTCAATAATTTCTCGAAGTTCCCGATCATGGAAAGACAGCTTGTTGTCGATGTGAAAAAAACGAATGGACAGCCGGAGCAGGTTGCTGTTGTACAGCCTGGCATGAAACTGGAAGGCAGTACAGCCTACGGATTCTCATTTGATGCCAAGGCAGATACGGCAGGCATTATGGATATCGGTTTATCCACTGCTGAGGGCCACGACGTGAAGGTGCTTCAAGGACAGCAGATTCAGATTGGAAACGAAATGAAAACGTATACTGGTGAAATTGTGATCGGAGAGGGCCAGGCGACAGCAGCGTCCGAACTAAAGCTGATGTTCGGCGGCAGCGCTGGCAAGGTATATGTTGATAACGTGCGGTTGACGAAGCGCGGAAAGCCGGTATCGATTCAAAATTATGCACATATTGCAGCGGCTGATGCCTACGTGATGCAGGGGCTTCAGCTCGAAGCTTCCGATGAGGGCGGCCAACATGTCAGCTATATGGATGAAGGTGATCTGCTTCAATTCAAGATTAATGCTGCGAATGATGGAGTATATGCGTTCTCAACACGGATGGCGAGTGCCAAAGATGATGCCTTAGTACGTTTTACCGTCAAAGATGAGGAAGGCAATACAGCTGCAAGCTCTGAATTTGTGCTGGGAAATACGGGCGGCTGGCAAACGTACAAAACCGTATATCTGCCACCAGTTTCCTTACAAGCAAACAAAACGTATTATGTGAATTTTGAAGGAAACGAATACAACACACGCTGGCTCGACATCTCCCGGAGTAAAGTGAAGAACGGCGGTTTGAGTACCGATTCATCAAACTGGATGCTGCCTGCGACTGTAACTACGGCGACATACAGCAATGAGCAGGGCATCAGTATGACACTTCCGGGTACAACCGAGCATTGGTGGGATGCCATACTGCAGCAGGGAGAGCTCTCGCTTGAAGCCGGGAAAACGTATCGTCTAAGCTTTGACGCAGCGGCCTCATCACCAAAATCTATGCAGGTGGTCTTGTCGAAGGCGGGCAGTGATACAGAGAAGTATATGGAGCAGACAGCAGAAATAACAGAAGCGAAACAGCAGTATACGTATACCTTTACCATGGGAGAGACTGCGGATGAGGCAGGCATGTTAAACTTCGGTCTCGGAAATCCGGCAGCGGCGACAGGAGAGCATATCGTTTCTATTCAGAATGTAATGCTGTTTGAAGTTAATCCAAGTGCAGAAGAAGGGGGGCAGCCTGTACGCGTCAACCTGATCCAGAACGGTGGCTTCTCGCAGGGAACGGACAGCTGGTTCACGTATGCGGCCAGTAATAAACCGGAGGACTTGGTGATCCGTGCTGATAACGGGCAGCTTCAGGCACAAGTGCGTCAAGTGGGAGAGAATCCATGGGATCGGCAGTTGATCCAGGAAGGCTTTGGGATGCAGCAGGGTTACACCTACAAGCTGACATTCAAAGCAAAAGCGGATCAAGCACGCAAAATGAGCGTTGGTATTGGCTGGGTGGATGTGCCTGCGAATTATAAATGGACCAGCTTCTTCGGGAATCAAATGGATCTGACGACGGAAGAGCAGCAGTTCTCGTATACGTTCCCGGTAACTGAAGCGAGTTATAATAACAGCCGAATTGTTTTTGACATGGGCCTTATCGACGGCAATGAACAGGAAGGAACCACGATCACTTTGTCTGACGTTAGTCTGATTAATATGGGTAAATCGCAATAA
- a CDS encoding carbohydrate ABC transporter permease: MYYKTKGYRIFSIANYIFLGVLSLLCILPIIHILAVSFSSMAPASANLVGFWPIGFTTDAYVKTFGNSNFINSLLVSVQRTVIATVIGMVIMLLTAFPLSKEDLNFKGRSIYTWFFVFTILFSGGLIPSYILIQKLGLMDTIWALVLPGALSVWNVILMMNFFRGLPKELEEAAYLDGAGHVKTLALVYIPLSMPAIATLSLFTMVGQWNSWFDGMIYMSDVKNYPLASLLQTIIVQQDLSKINVDPSMLENVSQRTVRAAQIFIGALPILVIYPFLQRFFVKGIVIGAVKE, from the coding sequence TTGTATTACAAAACAAAAGGCTATCGAATATTCAGCATTGCCAACTATATTTTTTTGGGCGTATTGTCCCTGCTTTGCATTTTGCCTATCATTCATATCCTGGCGGTATCGTTCAGCAGCATGGCACCGGCCTCGGCGAATCTCGTGGGCTTCTGGCCGATAGGTTTTACGACAGATGCATATGTGAAAACGTTCGGTAATTCCAACTTTATTAACTCCCTGCTGGTCTCGGTTCAACGAACAGTTATTGCAACTGTGATCGGTATGGTTATTATGCTGCTTACCGCATTTCCGTTGTCCAAGGAAGATCTGAATTTCAAAGGCCGCTCGATCTACACCTGGTTCTTTGTATTCACGATTTTGTTCAGCGGCGGTCTGATTCCGAGCTATATCCTGATCCAGAAACTCGGCCTGATGGATACGATCTGGGCGCTGGTCCTTCCGGGAGCGTTGTCCGTGTGGAACGTCATCTTGATGATGAACTTCTTCCGGGGGCTGCCGAAAGAGCTGGAAGAAGCAGCTTATCTGGATGGGGCTGGTCATGTGAAGACGCTGGCCTTGGTTTACATACCTTTGTCCATGCCGGCTATTGCAACATTGTCTTTGTTCACCATGGTGGGTCAGTGGAATTCTTGGTTCGACGGCATGATCTATATGTCCGATGTCAAAAATTATCCGCTGGCTTCCTTATTGCAAACCATTATCGTGCAGCAGGATCTAAGCAAAATCAATGTGGACCCATCCATGCTGGAGAATGTTTCCCAGCGTACGGTTCGCGCAGCCCAGATTTTCATCGGGGCACTGCCGATCTTGGTTATCTATCCATTCTTGCAGCGCTTTTTCGTCAAAGGTATCGTCATTGGGGCAGTGAAAGAATAA
- a CDS encoding ABC transporter permease subunit, protein MQRNWTLHMMLLPAVLLAIVFQYIPMGGIVIAFQDFKPYLGFTESKWVGWDNFKYLFLYPDVGQVIWNTLVIAFFKIIAGLIAPFLFAILLNEVRLSAFKRVSQTLVYLPHFLSWVILGGILLDILSPQGGMVNQLIVALGGDPIFFLGDGTWFRITLIVSDVWKEFGFGTIVFLASLSGINPALYEAAEVDGANRFKQTLHITIPALMPITIVLMTLSIGNILNAGFDQVFNLYNPLVYDKGDIIDTFVYRLGILNGKMSFATAVGLFKSVVATILIVISYRMAYKLANYRVF, encoded by the coding sequence ATGCAGCGGAATTGGACCTTGCACATGATGCTCTTACCCGCGGTTTTACTGGCTATTGTATTTCAGTACATACCGATGGGCGGGATTGTGATTGCTTTCCAGGATTTTAAACCGTACCTCGGATTTACCGAATCCAAATGGGTAGGTTGGGATAATTTCAAGTATTTATTTTTATACCCGGACGTTGGTCAGGTGATCTGGAACACGCTGGTGATTGCCTTTTTCAAAATTATCGCAGGTCTGATTGCACCATTCTTGTTCGCGATTTTGTTAAACGAAGTGAGGTTGTCCGCTTTTAAAAGGGTCAGTCAAACACTCGTGTATCTGCCGCACTTTCTGTCTTGGGTTATCCTGGGCGGAATTTTGCTCGATATTCTTTCTCCGCAGGGCGGTATGGTTAACCAACTGATTGTTGCATTGGGCGGTGACCCGATCTTTTTCTTAGGGGATGGAACGTGGTTTCGGATAACACTGATTGTCAGTGATGTTTGGAAGGAATTTGGTTTTGGTACAATCGTATTTCTGGCTTCTCTGTCCGGCATTAACCCGGCGCTGTATGAAGCGGCTGAAGTGGATGGAGCGAACCGTTTCAAACAAACGCTGCATATTACGATTCCCGCATTGATGCCAATTACAATCGTACTGATGACACTCTCCATCGGAAACATTCTGAATGCAGGATTCGATCAGGTGTTCAACCTGTATAATCCGCTTGTTTACGACAAAGGCGACATCATCGATACCTTCGTATACCGACTTGGTATCCTGAACGGCAAGATGAGCTTTGCAACCGCTGTAGGATTGTTCAAATCCGTCGTAGCTACGATTCTGATCGTTATCTCATATCGCATGGCTTACAAATTGGCGAACTATCGCGTGTTCTAG